From a region of the Streptacidiphilus albus JL83 genome:
- a CDS encoding type II secretion system F family protein codes for MSWLILAGGVLGLGLALLFSQLRAAPPDLGNVLERMQSKPGVEQLSGADPLLDRLGVPLLTLPGLRIPHQQLALTGRTPSRFMATKALCALIGLAVPPYLELLAVLFGVHITVLLSLGAGLVLGAVMWFLPDWSLKGQAAEARTEYLHAISAYLELVAMERAADHGPAESLRRAATVGRSPAFLQFAVAMESAALDRQPPWVGLARLGQRLGLTALTDLADIMQVSGADGASIYTALRARAHNLRSELLADDQARAAVESERMVIPGTVLVTLMTVLIAYPAVAQMFSGGL; via the coding sequence ATGAGCTGGCTGATCCTGGCGGGGGGCGTGCTCGGCCTCGGCCTCGCCCTGCTCTTCTCGCAGCTCCGGGCCGCGCCCCCGGACCTGGGCAATGTGCTGGAGCGGATGCAGTCCAAGCCCGGTGTGGAGCAGCTCTCCGGGGCCGACCCGCTGCTCGACCGGCTGGGCGTGCCGCTGCTGACCCTGCCGGGGCTGCGGATCCCGCACCAGCAGCTGGCGCTGACGGGCCGTACGCCGAGCCGGTTCATGGCGACCAAGGCGCTCTGCGCGCTGATCGGCCTGGCCGTGCCGCCGTACCTGGAACTGCTCGCGGTCCTGTTCGGCGTCCACATCACGGTGCTGCTGTCGCTCGGCGCGGGGCTGGTGCTCGGCGCGGTGATGTGGTTCCTGCCGGACTGGTCGCTCAAGGGCCAGGCGGCGGAGGCGCGCACCGAGTACCTCCACGCCATCTCCGCCTATCTGGAGCTGGTGGCGATGGAGCGCGCCGCCGACCACGGACCGGCCGAGTCGCTGCGCCGTGCGGCCACGGTCGGCCGCTCGCCCGCGTTCCTGCAGTTCGCGGTGGCGATGGAGAGCGCGGCCCTGGACCGGCAGCCGCCCTGGGTCGGCCTGGCCCGGCTCGGCCAGCGGCTGGGGCTGACCGCGCTGACCGACCTCGCCGACATCATGCAGGTCTCCGGCGCCGACGGCGCCTCCATCTACACCGCACTCCGCGCCCGCGCCCACAACCTGCGGTCGGAGCTCCTGGCCGACGACCAGGCGAGGGCCGCCGTCGAGTCCGAGCGCATGGTCATCCCCGGCACCGTCCTGGTGACGCTGATGACCGTGCTCATCGCCTACCCCGCCGTCGCGCAGATGTTCAGCGGCGGGCTCTGA
- a CDS encoding type II secretion system F family protein — MIEYLLCGTALATGLACLVLFITGRPESAPDSPSATALRFRTAWYGSVGAPDPDMVRQRRIQLLLAGVGAPAAWLFTGIPLTALVIPALVFVLPWFLRSTSSHDAPIVRLEALAEWTQRLSDRLVAGGGLEQVISTSVNTAPEALEAEIKALSGRLQSRWRLEDALRALGNDMGDATADKVLAALVLRAGDHGPGLARALADLAESVREEVRQRRAIEADRAKHRATVRWMTIIIIVVVVAGAFDTTYIRPYKSPVGELVLGVVLAGMVAVVAWMQTMSKQRPVPRFLEPDRRSTVKLPAGEATAERAAEQAAATVGGGVR; from the coding sequence ATGATCGAGTACCTGCTCTGCGGCACGGCCCTGGCCACCGGCCTGGCCTGCCTCGTCCTGTTCATCACCGGCCGACCCGAGTCCGCGCCGGACAGCCCCAGCGCCACCGCGCTGCGGTTCCGGACGGCCTGGTACGGCAGCGTGGGCGCGCCCGATCCGGACATGGTCCGGCAGCGGCGGATCCAGCTGCTGCTGGCCGGGGTCGGCGCCCCGGCGGCCTGGCTGTTCACCGGCATTCCGTTGACCGCGCTGGTGATTCCGGCGCTGGTCTTCGTGCTGCCCTGGTTCCTCCGCTCGACCAGCTCGCACGACGCCCCGATCGTCCGGCTGGAGGCGCTGGCCGAGTGGACCCAGCGGCTCTCCGACCGGCTGGTCGCGGGCGGCGGCCTCGAACAGGTCATCAGCACCAGCGTCAACACCGCGCCGGAGGCGCTGGAGGCCGAGATCAAGGCGCTCTCCGGACGGCTCCAGTCCCGCTGGCGGCTGGAGGACGCGCTGCGCGCCCTCGGCAACGACATGGGCGACGCCACCGCCGACAAGGTGCTCGCGGCCCTGGTGCTGCGCGCCGGCGACCACGGCCCCGGCCTGGCCCGGGCGTTGGCTGACCTGGCCGAGTCGGTCCGGGAGGAGGTCCGGCAGCGCCGCGCCATCGAGGCCGACCGCGCCAAGCACCGGGCCACGGTGCGCTGGATGACGATCATCATCATCGTGGTGGTGGTCGCCGGGGCGTTCGACACCACCTACATCCGCCCCTACAAGAGCCCGGTGGGAGAGCTGGTGCTGGGCGTCGTACTGGCCGGGATGGTCGCCGTCGTCGCCTGGATGCAGACGATGTCCAAGCAGCGCCCGGTGCCCCGGTTCCTGGAGCCGGACCGGCGCAGCACGGTGAAGCTCCCGGCCGGCGAGGCAACCGCCGAACGTGCCGCCGAGCAGGCCGCCGCGACCGTCGGGGGCGGTGTCCGATGA
- a CDS encoding CpaF family protein yields the protein MRANHLPLSPIVLPELPVEPEPTAEPEHAQGRPPVQPPYPYPGRHTGPGPVTAPGQVPGYAAAPVAGYGPAAVPAPPAPLRAVPAPTTAMSVPQPPPRTHNGHNGQSGHNGQSGAATPQVDHLAVRQVRKIVVDELHEQTAGDTATDQESRRQRGRAVIESVVARWSDAYAQTHGVSPTREMDRVLADAVFDLMFRAGRLQPYLDDERVEDIYINGCDNVSILRVNEPLRSVPPIADSDEELIELLQDLARRHGGGERSLSTSNPNLAMRLDGGMRVQVMTGVTPRPFVTIRRHRVASATLGDMVRLGSIDSTIASFLASAVRARKHILVTGVQRAGKTSLLRALAAEIPADERVATMESEYELWLHTLGHLRQVVPIEERQGNGERIDGRPSGELTLTELMPAALRMSLSRIIVGEVRSREVMPMLQAMTNGVGGMATMHAQTPYMVPDRIAQLCAEYGSNINDGLAYRLLANGVHLIVHVSLIDETPIGGRVHRYVSHVLELTGMGENGRPAMNTVFGPHSSGAEVRAVPTTQPACLDDLRRVGFDAALLDNPYGSWGRPLDLRIPATGVRR from the coding sequence ATGCGCGCTAACCACCTGCCGCTGTCGCCGATCGTCCTGCCGGAGCTGCCGGTGGAGCCCGAGCCCACGGCGGAGCCGGAGCACGCCCAGGGCCGGCCGCCGGTCCAGCCGCCCTACCCGTACCCGGGGCGCCACACCGGCCCCGGTCCCGTCACCGCCCCCGGCCAGGTGCCCGGCTACGCCGCCGCCCCCGTCGCCGGGTACGGGCCGGCCGCCGTGCCGGCGCCGCCCGCACCGCTGCGCGCGGTCCCAGCGCCGACCACGGCCATGTCCGTGCCGCAGCCGCCGCCGCGCACCCACAACGGGCACAACGGCCAGAGCGGGCACAACGGCCAGTCCGGGGCGGCCACGCCCCAGGTGGACCACCTCGCCGTCCGCCAGGTGCGGAAGATCGTCGTGGACGAGCTGCACGAGCAGACCGCCGGCGACACCGCCACCGACCAGGAGAGCCGCCGCCAGCGGGGCCGGGCGGTGATCGAGAGCGTGGTCGCCCGCTGGTCGGACGCCTACGCGCAGACCCACGGCGTCTCGCCCACCCGGGAGATGGACCGGGTGCTGGCCGACGCCGTCTTCGACCTGATGTTCCGGGCCGGGCGGCTCCAGCCCTACCTCGACGACGAGCGGGTCGAGGACATCTACATCAACGGCTGCGACAACGTCTCGATCCTGCGGGTCAACGAGCCGCTGCGGTCGGTGCCGCCGATCGCCGACAGCGACGAGGAACTGATCGAGCTGCTGCAGGACCTGGCCCGCCGTCACGGCGGCGGCGAGCGCTCGCTGTCGACCTCCAACCCCAACCTGGCGATGCGGCTGGACGGCGGGATGCGCGTCCAGGTGATGACCGGGGTCACCCCGCGGCCGTTCGTCACCATCCGCCGGCACCGGGTCGCCTCGGCGACCCTCGGCGACATGGTGCGGCTCGGCAGCATCGACTCCACCATCGCCTCCTTCCTCGCCTCCGCCGTCCGGGCCCGGAAGCACATCCTGGTCACCGGTGTGCAGCGGGCCGGGAAGACCTCGCTGCTGCGGGCGCTGGCGGCCGAGATCCCGGCCGACGAGCGGGTCGCGACCATGGAGTCCGAGTACGAGCTGTGGCTGCACACCCTGGGCCATCTGCGGCAGGTGGTGCCGATCGAGGAGCGCCAGGGCAACGGCGAGCGGATCGACGGCCGCCCCTCCGGCGAGCTGACGCTCACCGAGCTGATGCCGGCCGCGCTGCGGATGTCGCTGTCCCGGATCATCGTCGGCGAGGTCCGCTCGCGCGAGGTCATGCCGATGCTCCAGGCGATGACCAACGGCGTCGGCGGCATGGCGACGATGCACGCACAGACCCCGTACATGGTCCCGGACCGGATCGCCCAGCTCTGCGCCGAGTACGGCAGCAACATCAACGACGGCCTGGCCTACCGGCTGCTCGCCAACGGCGTGCACCTGATCGTCCACGTCTCGCTGATCGACGAGACGCCGATCGGCGGACGGGTGCACCGCTACGTCTCGCACGTGCTGGAGCTCACCGGGATGGGCGAGAACGGCAGACCCGCGATGAACACCGTCTTCGGGCCGCACAGCAGCGGCGCCGAAGTGCGCGCCGTGCCCACCACCCAGCCCGCCTGCCTGGACGACCTGCGCCGGGTCGGCTTCGACGCGGCGCTGCTCGACAACCCGTACGGCAGCTGGGGACGCCCGCTGGACCTGCGGATCCCCGCGACTGGAGTCAGGCGATGA
- a CDS encoding flagella basal body P-ring formation protein FlgA — protein sequence MTTTLPPLPGATTGAVPAPPRAPRARRRSPAVLALAIALVAAGGLGGAVLYNETGQRSAVLALAQNVPAGASITSADLVVAHISLDPALQPVGAASLTTVVGMRATADLKAGQFLTVSDVTRTSLVQSGQQVVGLPTKDTQLPAVPLEPGTQIVIIATGGSGSGGEVAGSPSSSNGSSGSGSSMTAPVAGAEFAATVVTVGAADSSGSQVIDVAVPQSQAAVLAVLAAGGSFAVVFAPEGGG from the coding sequence ATGACGACGACACTTCCACCCCTTCCCGGCGCGACCACCGGGGCAGTGCCCGCCCCGCCGCGTGCGCCACGGGCGCGGCGGCGCAGTCCGGCGGTGCTGGCACTGGCGATAGCTCTGGTCGCTGCGGGCGGCCTGGGCGGCGCGGTGCTCTACAACGAGACCGGGCAGCGGTCCGCCGTCCTGGCGCTCGCCCAGAACGTCCCGGCCGGGGCGTCGATCACCTCGGCCGACCTGGTCGTGGCCCACATCTCGCTGGACCCGGCGTTGCAGCCGGTCGGCGCGGCGAGCCTCACCACCGTGGTCGGGATGCGCGCCACCGCCGATCTGAAGGCGGGCCAGTTCCTGACGGTCAGTGACGTCACCCGCACCTCCCTGGTCCAGTCGGGGCAGCAGGTCGTCGGGCTGCCGACCAAGGACACCCAGCTCCCGGCCGTTCCGCTGGAGCCAGGAACACAGATCGTGATCATCGCGACCGGCGGCAGCGGCAGTGGCGGCGAGGTCGCCGGCTCCCCGAGCAGCTCCAACGGGAGCTCCGGCAGCGGCAGTTCGATGACGGCTCCGGTGGCGGGCGCGGAGTTCGCCGCCACCGTGGTCACCGTCGGTGCGGCGGACAGCAGCGGGTCGCAGGTCATCGACGTCGCCGTGCCGCAGTCCCAGGCTGCGGTGCTGGCGGTGCTCGCCGCAGGCGGCAGCTTCGCCGTGGTGTTCGCGCCAGAGGGCGGTGGGTGA
- a CDS encoding roadblock/LC7 domain-containing protein has product MTEEHSLADSHDDAGWVLEPLLELAGVTHGLVVTADGMVWAASPGLERGQAEGASAMMSALQGAARALSGALSGDRDTLVRQIVVETTDGFVFAVPAGRHSVLALYTSRNVDMGKVTYEMQCQVASLAGALLRTGA; this is encoded by the coding sequence ATGACGGAGGAGCACAGTCTCGCGGACAGCCACGACGACGCCGGGTGGGTGCTGGAGCCGCTGCTGGAACTGGCGGGCGTGACCCACGGACTGGTCGTCACCGCCGACGGCATGGTCTGGGCGGCCTCGCCCGGTCTGGAGCGCGGCCAGGCCGAGGGGGCCTCCGCGATGATGTCCGCGCTCCAGGGCGCGGCACGGGCGCTCTCCGGCGCGCTGAGCGGGGACCGGGACACCCTGGTGCGGCAGATCGTGGTGGAGACCACCGACGGCTTCGTCTTCGCCGTCCCGGCCGGGCGCCACTCCGTACTCGCCCTCTACACCAGCCGCAACGTGGACATGGGCAAGGTCACCTACGAGATGCAGTGCCAAGTCGCCTCCCTGGCAGGGGCGCTGCTGCGGACCGGGGCCTGA
- a CDS encoding transcriptional regulator, with protein sequence MQLRSHHQPDEPDELADRLNHLFSVVHPPHRPPYSTQEVAAAIGATGRAAVSAKYLGELRSGQRRQLSDSRAAAICDFFGVPPRYLTDRETAEQTDQELALLAALRSEDVRHLALRAARLLPEELADVIAGVERCLTAAGD encoded by the coding sequence ATGCAACTTCGGTCCCATCACCAACCCGACGAGCCGGACGAGTTGGCGGATCGGCTGAACCACCTGTTCTCGGTCGTGCATCCGCCGCACCGGCCGCCGTACAGCACCCAGGAGGTCGCCGCCGCCATCGGCGCGACCGGCCGGGCAGCGGTCTCGGCCAAGTACCTCGGCGAGCTCCGCAGCGGCCAGCGCCGGCAGCTCAGCGACTCGCGCGCCGCCGCCATCTGCGACTTCTTCGGCGTCCCGCCGCGCTACCTGACCGACCGGGAGACGGCCGAACAGACCGACCAGGAACTGGCCCTGCTCGCGGCGCTGCGCAGCGAGGACGTCCGCCATCTCGCCCTGCGCGCCGCCCGGCTGCTGCCGGAGGAACTGGCCGACGTCATCGCCGGCGTCGAGCGCTGCCTCACCGCCGCCGGCGACTGA
- a CDS encoding nuclear transport factor 2 family protein has product MTTIEETVQKYVASWSEPDPEIRRATVAELWSPDALYKNATTEYPGLKGIEEAVQEVWDLFTSKGFTVSVGRVDANHEAVRYTWELYAPGADTEPVALGTQVVTLDAAGRMVRDYQFVDKAPEGLID; this is encoded by the coding sequence GTGACCACCATCGAAGAGACCGTCCAGAAGTACGTCGCGTCCTGGTCGGAGCCGGACCCGGAGATCCGCCGGGCCACCGTCGCCGAACTCTGGTCGCCGGACGCCCTCTACAAGAACGCCACCACCGAGTACCCCGGCCTCAAGGGCATCGAGGAGGCGGTCCAGGAGGTCTGGGACCTGTTCACCTCGAAGGGCTTCACCGTCAGCGTGGGCCGGGTCGACGCCAACCACGAGGCGGTGCGCTACACCTGGGAGCTGTACGCTCCCGGCGCGGACACCGAGCCGGTCGCCCTGGGCACCCAGGTGGTCACCCTCGACGCCGCGGGCCGGATGGTCCGCGACTACCAGTTCGTCGACAAGGCCCCCGAGGGACTCATCGACTGA
- a CDS encoding helix-turn-helix domain-containing protein translates to MTTTVRFAEPLGDLLRQWRRHRGISQLDLASRAEVSARHLSFVENGRAEPSREIVLRLAEALELALRERNQLLLAAGYAPVFRQAGLDAPHLAAVRGMLRQVMTAHAPYPAVVLDRYWNRVEANRPAMLFRVGAAPHLLEEPVNLMRLALHPDGLAPLIVNLGEWRAHLLHRLARQVTLTADPQLAELQAELTGYPCDQPEPELELPGPGDIAVQLRLRHRGGVLSFFSTVSTFGTPLDVTVAELVIESFFPADPETTAVLAAAEW, encoded by the coding sequence GTGACGACGACGGTGCGGTTCGCGGAACCGCTGGGCGATCTGCTGCGGCAGTGGCGCAGGCACCGCGGGATCAGCCAACTCGACCTGGCCTCACGGGCCGAGGTCTCCGCCCGGCACCTCAGCTTCGTCGAGAACGGCCGCGCGGAACCGAGCCGGGAGATCGTCCTGCGGCTCGCGGAAGCGCTGGAACTCGCCCTGCGGGAGCGTAACCAGCTGCTGCTGGCAGCCGGTTACGCCCCGGTGTTCCGACAGGCCGGCCTGGATGCCCCGCACCTGGCGGCGGTGCGGGGCATGCTGCGCCAGGTCATGACCGCCCACGCCCCCTACCCGGCGGTGGTGCTGGACCGCTACTGGAACCGGGTGGAGGCCAACCGGCCGGCCATGCTGTTCCGCGTCGGCGCGGCTCCGCACCTGCTTGAGGAGCCGGTCAACCTGATGCGGCTGGCGCTGCACCCCGACGGGCTGGCCCCGCTGATCGTCAACCTCGGCGAGTGGCGCGCCCATCTGCTGCACCGGCTCGCCCGCCAGGTCACCCTGACGGCGGATCCGCAGCTGGCGGAGCTGCAGGCGGAACTGACCGGCTACCCCTGCGACCAACCTGAGCCCGAGCTCGAACTGCCCGGCCCCGGGGACATCGCGGTACAGCTGCGGCTCCGCCACCGGGGCGGGGTGCTCTCCTTCTTCAGCACGGTGAGCACCTTCGGGACGCCGCTCGACGTCACCGTCGCCGAGTTGGTGATCGAGTCCTTCTTCCCCGCCGATCCGGAGACCACGGCGGTGCTGGCCGCCGCCGAGTGGTAG